The Lineus longissimus chromosome 8, tnLinLong1.2, whole genome shotgun sequence region ttttttttcttttttttccgtgattcttatcatttttgAGTGAATATATCTATATATATAAGTGGATCGCACTCTGTAATAAGCAACAACTTGCCAAATATGGCTGTTCTGATCGCGCAGATTATTTACTGTATACCTACTGTTACATTAAATTTGAGGATGGAATTCAACCACGTTTAAAGTGAATCAGTACACATAAAACCTGATAAACGAAGACAATGACAAAGGCAGGCCGACATGACACGCGCGCCGCCTGTTGTTAGTTTAACAAACTAATGTAATATGGATTCCGAGCTTCGACCAACGCTTATGTATACACCAAGTGGTTACTACAACACCGAAACGGACAACTTCTGTAAATATACGATATAGCGACAACTATAGTCCCACCATGTTCACAGATTCTATTCAAATCCCATCGGAATGTCACATCATGCTAGAAAATGCCAAATGAACTCTAATGGAACACGGTTTTAAACTTTCGGTTATAAGTTGTTTCAGTTAAAAGTATCTAATcagcatatttgtaaataaccagtatatatataaatattgtTTTTTGAAGCGGCAAAtaacggccaaattataatcaatatgaaatacaaatgtttaTCTCTGTTGGTTATTCCTTCCACCAAATCCGGCACGCCCCCCACAAATATTAAGCAGCTTTACCGAAAACATGTGTCCATGCCCCAAACTCCGTGCGGAGCACGGGTAATTGCTAGTTCCCTTTATTACTCTGAAATATGTAAACCTATAGAAACGCTAcacatactatatgtacatCGAAGTGATGTGGATGTagcacatgtacatacatgtattttttacttACATTTTAACTAGGTTCCATCCGTCAATTCTTGCAGTGCGCTTCTCAATCTCCCGGTCAACTTCCGACATGTCTGGAACAAATGGAAAAGTCGCCGGTATCAAAAAAATAGTATAAAACAGACATTGTCGGTCGCTATATACACTGTAAGGTCCCGATTATAAGTGACCATTTGAAGCATAGGTATAGCGGCCCTACATGAAGATAAAAACTTCACCCCAACTTACAACATAAAATAATATTCTCGGAGTGTTGTCATCCTAGTTGTGTTGGGGTTTtgatcttcatgtgcctgtgtcTGAAGCACATTTCGGTGCATAGAAACTCACAAATATCGTGAACAATGAGTTCCTTGGCTATGTTCATTATGCGCACCAACCGCAAGTAATGCAATGGAGGTAGTGTAGCGTTAAGACCGGTGGGGACGAGATAGAAATAAGTCATGTCAGCAGCCCACACATGATCATCCTGAGATTTAGGGTTTTGATACTTCTGATACGCCTGTATAtacaaatatcgagaggcggacaAAATTGATTACCATTGGTGCCAGGATGACACAAGGTGCGCAGCATCTACCtttgaaaaaacccaaatatgtCGCCACCGATAATGTTGAGAAAGGAATCCCTTTGTCATTAAATCACATTCCTGAGATTACGGGGCAGGGTCGTATCACCAGATTGCGTATCAGAGCTTACCTGCCAGTACGAGGCCCAGAATGAGGAATCCCATGAGAGTTAAACATACGCTCTTCATTTTAATGTCGATTTTGTTACTTTATAACGTCAACTCTGAAAAAGGAGGAAAGGAAGTGTAACTAATGCTATATATATGCGCGGAATGCTATCGTACCGAAGTGTGTCCATATGCCTGCATGGTTATATTAGGGCTAAATTTAGGGTAGGTTTATTGCATGCGATTGCGACAACCCACCTGTTTACGCCCCCACTCCACCCAAACAAATGATTTGGTTTGCGGGTATAGGTGGCCTATACGTGTGTTCCGTAGGTCTGCGCCTACAATTTctcgtacatgtacagtacgtaTCTCCTCAAAAACCGCTTACAGTACTGCGTGCCTTTTTGGTATGTGCGTGTAGTTTTACCCGACGAAAAACACAACGTTTCGAAGAATATTTTTctcgcaaacgagcgatttataCATGCGACggaaccatgacaacatgacgccGGAGTGATCAGTATAGTCGGCGGCCGTATTACTGTAATAGAGCCACATTCGTCATGTTGTCGTGGACCCGTCGCAGGTCGCAGCAGCTTACCGTCCTATGCGGTTGATCCACAGCCTTTCCGGCGTACGCGACAAAGTTCTCGATTGCTATTGGGAAGATGTCAGTCACAGCAGCCCCAACGATCTTGTTGGGATCAGAAATTGTCGAGGACTAAAAATGAAGCTTATTCTTTGTCTAGAAGGTACCAGGAACCAGGAGTTTGTCGGGACATGTCAGGAAAATATCGAGAATGTGtcaggtgcccccccccccccgtccaccCCAGGCGATAGcatcaggttttatatacaagGGGACACTGTTTCCCACTCTCTGTAGTGAGTGAACCGAAATTGATGAGCACTAATGTACAGGTATAAAGAAGATAAATAGATAAGACCTACCGTCAGGCGATTCCTTGTGGTTCGAAGCGTTGCTATCGGGTTGTGACATTTCCAGGGGAAACCCTCGGTTTTTATGGAGGCAAGTGatatgaggcgccatgtgggaatcTAATTATTTGCTCAGATTACTACCGTAAAATAATCTCATTGTTTCAAACCACACAAAAGAGCACATTTGACTGACTTTAACCattgaaaattatttcgtaTTCAAACCAgcagttttatttttttcaaatacgtTTACACAAACGTTTAGAATGCGCATGTGCAATGACTGGGTTGGACTTTTATCATACATATACCGGTACCATAATTTTGTATAGTAACTTCATGAGATGGCAAACAAAGTAATTGCAAGTGTTCATGAGATGCAAACAATGAGATTTAGGTAAAGTTTGTCGCTTGACATTCATTATACGCTGCAACTATCTATGGTCTGAAGAATAAGCGCGCCAACTGTGTTTTTGTGAAaccagtctttcaaatatttaaaagactctggtgaAAACATGGAAATCCACAACTTCTGTGGTATGTCATGAAATACAATGCATGTATATACTTCGTGTATGTTTATAAATGGGTGGTTTTGTAATGAAACAACtggttttgatataaaaatgaaaaagtacTTCGTGGGATGAAATACAGTCAAATGTGTTCATTTGTGGTTTGAAACCAAGAAATGATTCGGCAAGTAAGTAAATACCCGCATGGCGCCTCATAGTAAGGGATGAAATTCTGCGAACACTTCACGCATCAAGTGCAGGTGTTGGGATCAATATTGACACTAGAGTTTGGTGTTCGGATGCGCATGGTTAACTTACTTTCGCCCCACGGTGTACTTTTAGCGTGTTGCTGAGTCATGGCAGCTTAGAGTAGTAACGGTTACCAAAATGGATATACATGGTTCAAATTACGCACGTGGGCTATTAAATTGCTACCAATCAATGACCGAGTTCCCCAAACTTGGCGCGTTTATTTAAGCTGATGGCAGTTTGCCAGGAGGGTTTCActacgtgtgcgaggggaggagcatattTATACGACTGAATCTGCATGGTATTCGAAGATGGCTGCATATTTGCACTTTAAGTTGCACAAAAAGTACATCGTATGTACAAGCACTGGGAGGGGTTTTGCCCCTTCAAAGCAGGTGTAGCATAATGTGCCGTGTCTCAGTCGCTATGCATGAAAAAGTGCACATGATTTATTCAACAAAACTTGTACTTTCCGATAGATATTTGCAGCTGAAGCGCCACCTATACGCTGAAAGTCTGCTCGGCATTATCGCGAGGCAATCCTCCTCCAACTCGTCATTGAATATTACACAGAAGGAAGATTACTGGCATCCTGAGGCGAACATCAACCCCAGATTCCATCAGGATGGAAGCAAGTATTGTGGTGTATTCCGGAGGAAATGTTGTTactgcaatatacatgtacatgtatatggataaTGCGTACCGGTGaggaagtggaaaatgtccccattTAATGTGTCCGACCCGATTATATTCTGCCGGATTATGGCACATGGTTCTATGGAGGCAATGACTGTCAATACCTCAGAGATAAAAAGCcatgatagaatcctttgttccgcGGACATTCTTTCATACAGTGTAGGACATTCCAAACCTCTTCAAAGCTGCTTTCATATGAATTCCGCTCATCGTGAGTGGCTTTTTtctcatcctgagatacaggttttgcggagtacatgtatatcactggttatgtcaggatgcttttttctcaaaaacacATGTCATCTTATGTGgctttatttttcaaattgtaTCGAGCAATAGATGGCAAAAGATTACAGTTATATTCGAATATTTGAATAGATCCTGAAGCCGAAATTCCTAACTGTATCAGTGACCTCTGGTCAGGTACAGAACTATAAACAGAAACCGCGTCGAGATGCCAAGCCATCTTTCGAATCCTTGCAATTACGAAAGAGAAGGTAAATCAAGTTCAGGTTTTTGGCCTTTGTTGTCATAGGCTGTACACATTGCAGTGTCCGCataatgatgaaaacaaactgaCTGTATGTAACGTCGGGTAAATTATAGCTGATCATTGATCTTGGCCATCAGCAATGTATCTCGATGTGACATCAAGGGATGCTCCAGCAGGCCtgaaaaatattattcaaaattGACGTAGTTTCCTATTATTGTCCATATACGCAATATATGGTCAAGGACAGACTATAAAAACGGAAGAACGGGGTCGGAAGGAGCGCTTTAAGTATATACGGATTTTAAAGTGTGAGCCAACAACTGAGGAACTGCATGGGTCAACAAATTGCTTCATCGGCAGTTACAAATGGCTCAGAGAagtgtacacgtacatgtatatggtaaatCTCTACGTACCCTTTCTGACGCAATCGGCGACTGGAGGGACTTCATGGAACAGGCCAAAGCACCTAGGATAGTTATACCGGTCGTCCTTATTTTTATATCCGGGTATCGGAAACTCATGCTTTACACCGTTCACAATGACTGTTTCTGGCGTCCAATGGTTCTCGGGAATCTATAAATAAGTGTGTGCAATATTCTAGAAATTAAATTTTCTGTTGTAGAGATATCAAAAGACAGATATTACCAGGCGTCCAATTAAAAACAACAAGTGTCATGGGTTCAAACCCTTGCCTGGTAATGGCTCTGTCGTTCTAAAATAAGGTCAAGTAGAAGTAATGCAATGCGATTCCAGATCATGCAGCTCAAAATGATCCTGCCGAGACCTGTAATATAGACATTATGTAGTGAGAGCAAGTCAGCACCGTGACTACCGGTATGTAAAATTCGCTGGTCTAGTGATGACAGATGCCGTATTCAAAACTGAAACTGttctcaatagcattccgcgacgttactatttatagctcacaaggtcatttgaataagatattcatgacgttcacgtgacagtcggacatcgacacttatttctacgcatttgagcttatttcaaagtcaattatctttgaacctgcattgtttttagcatgaatgataccatagagtcagagagaaatattcagaacaattatgtagtatttccaacactcggacatgtgccagattgaatctaactgccctagttagaaagcctgaatccattacgaaaccgcatgtttgtccgacattgcctgtaattcagcgatggggaaatagagggcggcagctgcagtgacgtcatcttcgcggaatgctatttcacTTATTCTCCACAGGGCCAGAAGTAGGCATTTAGCCTTCATATatggaagtacattgtatttttttagGGGGCGTACCTCAATTTTGCCCTTGGTTCCATATATCAGCATCTGTGAATCCGTGGCCACTTCAACACTGAGATAGAGCTGAGCCATCCCCTCCTTGTATTTTAGGGTATACGCAACACTGTTCACCACACCTTTAAAATAAATTCTTTTTAGACCGCAACAAGCAGGTGAGCAGAGTTAGTCGCACTATCATGACTCAATCCTGCTACGCAGTGCAGGCGAGGACGTCAAATATCtcgtacactccggacgcagtggaccggcctcgtcctgtcgcccggtagcCATAGAGGAAGACTaaacgatcaggatgacgaaatggactgcataggagtcatTCTTTCGTccgtctcctccattcactggCGCGGCGGTCTAGGGTTCGCGGTTCCCTGGACTAAATATCTGATGGGGGCATCAAGTATGAACCATGCAGACGTACTTTTTGTCATGTTGAAACTACCGCATAGGCCGTATTTATTGCTAATATTCTCTAATTCAAAAAATGTCGGCCTACAGTATCCTCGAGCTCGCAACCGTACCGAGCGCATTTTTCAGTAATCTTGAGAGTTGATAGGTCTCCAAAGTTTTTGGCTGACCTACCGTGTTTGTTTTTGGAGGTAGTTGTATGGACTTGCTCTGGTTCCCCCTCGTACACCATGAGAGGGAAGTGCAAGACGTACACCGCCAGAAAGTGCTGTGCGCTTTGCGCGAAATCTTTAACATCCTCTCTATCAAAATTGAAACCGAAGTGAACTGTCACCAGTTTGGGTTCTCCAATAGCCCCGGAGGTTAGGGTCTCCCGTAGGAAGTCCATTGCTGGGAAAAAACGACTCCAAACTGCCTGAAAAAAGAGTTACACGGAGGTTGGTGCGAAAATCTCAAGGTCATTATTAGTGACGTTCACGTCACGTCGTGACCCACAAGGTTCCGAGATCGCTGAGGGCTTTGACTTTTGATGGATGCAATGGTAACTTTTACAGGATGAGAAATCCTtggaaaagaagaaagaaggGAAACTTTAATTTTAAAATCGTTCAGTGACTCGCACATGTCAAGCAAATGTTTTGATACAGCTTGGTATCCTGCATGCAAATACCAAGGGCAGTGGCATATCTTCACTAACCTCCATTACGAACCGATTCTTCGATTTGGCGTAATCTAGAAGTTGTTTGGACTCATCGTGCGTCATAGTTAACGGTTTCTCCACTAGGAGGTGCTTTCCGTGATCCAGAAAGAGCTTTCCAACTGACAGATGAAACTGGTGGAGATTTCCGAGGTAAGCCACATCTGAAACCGAAAAGAAAAGGAATGAACCTTCTTTATACACCTCTGATCCTGACTGTGTTGGGTTTTAAAGAGACGGGGATACAAAAAAACCCCGTAAATATGCTACATATTTTGGCTATTTAATATGTAACGTCACATCAAAACTAACCCGTTTAAGTTTATTCCTTTAGTATAAATTCTACTGCTTTGTGGTTTAATTGAGACCGTTCAGCTTCCAGTAGAAATATCAAAGAGCGGCACTTTCTCGACCTAAGGTGCAACTGTCGATCTGAGTTTATCTGCATCCTCTGCATGTCTGCAAAAGAAGTTGGCATTCCTTACCTATTTCAGGATCTCGAGCCATTTCTTCGTAACTTCCATATGCCTTCTTGAGTTTGAATTCATCTGCAAATTGTTGAGCTCGACTTTGATCTCGGGCTGCTACAGCGACCACCTGGAAGATACATTATGTTGTAGGCCGGTACTATTAACGAAAGGGTACGGCGCGCGGCGTCGCAAAGATGTGACCCCAtgccatactgaacttccgGCGACCTCCGCCCAGACGCACGTTTTCtgtacattgagggtcaagatggcccATGCAAGCAGGACCTTTTTTAACtttttggtcggggggggggcaataggCTCTCTGGCGTCCCACAAAAACGCCCCATGCCCAGCTGCAAGGTCGCATAGTAAATAACTATCCGGCACATTTATATAGGGCCTATGTACAGACTATAAGTGGTTGTTGCACTGGCCTACTGGTTACTCTGAGCACCAACCTACCTCATTGTCCTGCTTGTCAGCTGCATCCATGAACGACTGGACAAAATCATGACAGATTTTCCCCGCACTAACAATACCCCATCTGACAGGCATTTTCTTTGAGAATGTTCCTGAAAAGAACGAGCAGGCCTAGGCTAATAAACACGAAATataatcatacatgtaagttCACCTTAGAGGCTGATTGTACTCTAAGCACCGCTGGAACTGTCAGtgtatatacaatgtaaatcatatacatgtacttcggaAAGTAACTCCTCGGCTCATGGAGCTTCTGCCCAACCTGTGAAAAGTTTCCACGTAAGTTTCGCGCGAAGGATGGCCTTTGtcatttgtaggcctataccccTGGAAAAATTGAGGGGAGGGTACGGAAGGATGGATCAGAATGTAAACCATCCGGaatgtggtgctgattctccATGCAGGGTGGTGGCGTTCTTATTCCGAAGACccggaccggcctcgttcctcaccctatcCCAAGGAGACCAAAGTAGGATGCCCAAGGACCCGGGGCTAAGGACCGAGGGGCAGCCTGATCGACCTACCTCGTCCGAGGGCGGCCTGACCTACCTATGTATGACGTCTATGATCTTCCCGATGATATACACGAAGACTCTACATGGAGCGGTCACATACCCAGACACCGTGTTCGAATATCATTGTTCAGACAATAATGTCGGGCCGAATTGATAATGCACTTGATATGACCTTGTCCCGGTTGCGTTCCAGATATAGAACACGCTCCATATTcaatagcctggtaccactcTACATATTCAAAGgggcaatataggcagcagctaggcaggcaagataaagttacacgaagtcgccaatagggtctctcacatctcacagtacatcgaaatgattcacgcttgtacgaggaacatATTTAATGctaaatctgacatgacccagggcccttacagtgtataagatggccaaattagccccactgctcctgcctatagtccccctttaaggggAGACTCTAAGAATAATATTCTTTTACGTGTTGTGTTATCCTaagtgtgtgtggggggggggggggggagtgggGAGCGCATTGACCCCTGCTGGAAAAAGAGGTTGTTGCAAGCAGACATTCTTTGATGCCCCAAGCAGAATGGTTCAACCTTCACCCTGCCCAGGGCTCTCAAAATGGAGGGAAAATCAAGCAACTCCTTTTAGATCTAATAATTGCATGGAATTTACTTCTATTTGTCCAATCATATAATATTATTAgcatttcgttccttacaaatTATtgatttcggcactggggcgaggtTGGTGGCAGtgcaatctcccggtcttctgtccgtctgtcgaattttacatgcacccgctgaaattctcacatgtggcagagacagtagctcGAGAGCGGTTTGACAACgttgatcaccattgacgacgagAATGGAGAATGGTGGCAGCGCAGACGCTTGTTGGTGTCGACGGTACTGTGCTTGCTATACCGTGAAGACCTGCCGAAGACACAACCGCCACAACATGGAccaaaagttaaatacggctcTGGTCAGCCCCTAACAGGCCAAGGCTTTGCCAATGGGCTAGTACAAGTGCTTTGGGGAGACATATTGGTCAGcccctaatatgtaaagtcaagaacttagtgagcccccctttaggtcgggggagctcccccgaacccccctacgagcatatgtcaagtgcaagctctaacaactacgagctgttacaatggggggacaccccccaaacccccctccgtcgacataggttttcaccagtgcgttggggggaagctccccccccaaacccccgagaccatccatatagttccttccgacacatttttgttttggtaatgtaatacattgtgattgtccttattcacgggaatcgggcgtttccagtgatatacgacacttattaaatggattgtcctcatgcattcactttggaaacgcattttaaaatagatgttacgtcctgttaattgggcacgtcatcatcgcgtacatttgggaaaaactccctaacgagaccggagcagacggctgaaagtagtttatttattggccgctagggtgcagaatatcgctcacccgaatttttcacgcaacttttgctaaatagagctagttctagtttgtaattcattttgatacttcagatttgggtagtagactaaaataacttagtcgtcagtgtggatttaagcaggaaaaacgtatttgtttttcttaaagtgtcttttttggacgggtgtgtgcgattgttttgtttttatgtcacgtgacctcgaccatgtcgacacaaaattgaaataaaccacccttttctgtcattatttaggacggatatttctctaataaaaatattaatataattggccaatttcttaggcatatgatgtagcgaattcccatgaagatttaaatttaatttaacttaatttcaaccaatgggatagcaaccaccaccggaagatcgcggagaaatcggtaaactcaacggagttaattcagaaaaataccaaaaaaaattgtttgtaggatatacaatagttactctctttatttctaatcattcattatatactcccgcacacacgtgtatcttaagagcccctcctaagaggggggcttaacaGGCCAAGGCTTTGCAAATGGGCTACAAGTGCTTTGGGGAGACATATTGTCCGCTTATGAACCCTGTAGTTGATCTTAATCACAAAACGAACCACTCGCACTACTGTAAGCTAGTGTCCGTAAACAAATAAAACTGCAAGTGGACACTTGTCTTTGGCACCTACACGAGACCTGGTCATAGAACGCATGTCCTTGGCATCAAGGACTGACCAGGTTCTGGGAAGACACTTGTCCTAATTGGCACCAAGACGAGACCTGATTATAGAACAGATCGCCCGATTGGCATCGGACAGACCTGGTTCTGGAACCAAAAAATTAACTTGAGGACACTAATTGTCCTTCGCACCAAGAACCTGGTCACAGGACACGACTCCTTGGCATCAAGGACAACTGGCTCTGAGTGAAGACAATATACAAAACTTAAAGGACACCCGTCTTTGGTAGTTAGCACCAAGACAAGACTGGAGGTTCCATTGTCCTGAACCTGCATGTAGGCCTCTTGGCCGATGTCAGACACGTCTAGGACTGGCCATGGAAAAAATAACAGGACAGTAAACTCGCAATTACAATATCTTTTATTGTTGTACTGGAATACACATGGTTTTCCACTTGCATGATGGGAGGTATTGATAACATCACAACTATTGTTTCAATTTCCCTAGAAATTTGGTTATTTCCACCAAACATACCCAATAGCCAACCCAGCATGTCCTGTGTTTAGCTAACCTGTTTAAAATAAAATTCTGTAAAAAAACTGATTTTAGACCAATAGGCCTGTTCGTTTTCTTTCAGTGGTCCAGTGGTGGTGGAGGGGGTGGGGGAACATTCGGCATTGCAGGAGGAGCAGGGGGTGGAGGAACAGGTGGTGGTGTAGTTCCCGACATAGATATTGGAGGCATAGGTGGAGGTGGAGGGACTCCCACTGGAGGGGCTGGGGGAGGAGGGGGTGGCCGCATGTTGGGCATCCCAGGGGGTGGACGTGGCATCCCCATTGGAGGCGGAGGAGGAATCCCAATTGGCATCGGAGGCGGAGGAACGAGCGGAGGCTGCTGCATCTGTTCATTCATCTGCTGCCGTTCTC contains the following coding sequences:
- the LOC135492722 gene encoding trans-1,2-dihydrobenzene-1,2-diol dehydrogenase-like, with amino-acid sequence MPVRWGIVSAGKICHDFVQSFMDAADKQDNEVVAVAARDQSRAQQFADEFKLKKAYGSYEEMARDPEIDVAYLGNLHQFHLSVGKLFLDHGKHLLVEKPLTMTHDESKQLLDYAKSKNRFVMEAVWSRFFPAMDFLRETLTSGAIGEPKLVTVHFGFNFDREDVKDFAQSAQHFLAVYVLHFPLMVYEGEPEQVHTTTSKNKHGVVNSVAYTLKYKEGMAQLYLSVEVATDSQMLIYGTKGKIEIPENHWTPETVIVNGVKHEFPIPGYKNKDDRYNYPRCFGLFHEVPPVADCVRKGLLEHPLMSHRDTLLMAKINDQL